The following coding sequences lie in one Cotesia glomerata isolate CgM1 linkage group LG5, MPM_Cglom_v2.3, whole genome shotgun sequence genomic window:
- the LOC123265838 gene encoding uncharacterized protein LOC123265838 isoform X1 — MDVNNFSFEKVEIKVENYDEDPLDNDTADGYECQKIEESSIDVDKVKIEPVYLTIPHENIYVEPDRQDLRSYLNQSFKGLLILNYYKLHNNLTDTLSNYLAEIAVGRVIHNILKRQKITTENPLKKLIVPTVILKNLATEISLLFNEKSGIYYTPGLTDGTKKINAGGKLQSQLNYARRLLIDSGLLVISNRRSSVLTDSTDSASSSSLLNLLKKESEDLEQIEKAWIDAFAARRQMVADSSDKLVEFNLYPCLSGDKATHFITLDFERKFEGAKSLKTSWPDLRATFEDFILSKRIDDVDAAAQVANLAELVDADKDAVIISLLPLAIKSSVSSTAKRRKVENNPVVDGKLTELKNSYILTVEKSEELEDKIKTRWQTFITNKEAFYPFMVFVGPVCKPVDFYVVIGNTKLKVYTALEALDVTFKIFLTTSCPFPKFAGLTYILLKKVVYQITSPTKSSIQLERALSFFEKKLNTTFN; from the exons atGGATGTCAACAACTTTTCGTTTGAAAAAGTAGAAATAAAGGTTGAAAATTATGATGAG gATCCACTGGATAATGATACAGCTGATGGTTATGaatgtcaaaaaattgaagagtCCTCAATTGATGTTGATAAAGTTAAAATAGAGCCAGTATATTTAACCATTCCTCacgaaaatatttatgttgaGCCTG ATCGCCAGGATTTGAGGTCATATTTGAATCAAAGCTTCAAAGGTCTATTGATTCTTAATTACTACAAGCTTCACAACAATCTCACTGACACTTTAAGCAATTATTTGGCGGAAATTGCTGTTGGCCGGGTAATTCATAATATTCTTAAGCGACAAAAAATCACCACAGAAAAtcctttgaaaaaattaat AGTTCCAACAGTTATACTTAAAAACCTTGCCACAGAAATAAGTCTATTGTTTAATGAAAAATCTGGAATTTATTACACTCCTGGGCTAACAGAtggcacaaaaaaaattaacgcaGGTGGCAAATTGCAAAGCCAATTAAACTATGCTCGAAGATTATTAATTGACTCAGGCTTACTAGTTATCTCTAATCGCCGCAGCTCAGTTTTGACTGATAGTACTG ATTCAGCTTCATCCtcaagtttattaaatttactgaAAAAGGAATCTGAAGATTTGGAACAAATTGAGAAAGCTTGGATTGACGCGTTTGCAGCTCGAAGACAAATGGTAGCAGATAGTTCTGATAAATtagttgaatttaatttatatcctTGTTTATCAGGTGACAAAGCAACTCATTTT ataacaTTAGATTTTGAGAGAAAATTTGAAGGTGCTAAGTCATTAAAGACATCTTGGCCAGATCTTCGAGCAACATTTgaggattttattttatctaaaaggATAGATGATGTTGATGCTGCAGCTCAGGTTGCTAATTTAGCCGAGTTAGTCGATG ctGATAAAGATGCTGTTATAATTTCACTATTACCTCTGGCTATTAAATCGTCAGTATCCAGTACTGCTAAACGGagaaaagtagaaaataatccTGTAGTTGATGGAAAAttaacagaattaaaaaattcttatattcTGACTGTTGAA AAATCTGAAGAGCTGGAAGACAAGATTAAAACTCGGTGGCAGACATTTATTACCAATAAAGAAGCGTTTTACCCATTTATGGTTTTTGTCGGACCTGTCTGCAAACCTGTCGACTTTTATGTTGTTATTGGTAACACAAAATTGAAGGTTTATACAGCTCTTGAAGCTTTAGATGtgacttttaaaatatttcttacaaCATCATGTCCATTTCCAAAATTTGCGGGTCTCACATACATACTTTTAAAGAAAGTTGTTTATCAAATAACTTCGCCGACAAAATCATCGATCCAGTTGGAAAGAGCTCtatcattttttgaaaaaaaattaaatactacgtttaattag
- the LOC123265838 gene encoding zinc finger protein 454-like isoform X2, with protein MDVNNFSFEKVEIKVENYDEDPLDNDTADGYECQKIEESSIDVDKVKIEPVYLTIPHENIYVEPEFIKVEVENLDKPETSSSLINGYKIKEETPTIECDNLSSYLFKCDLCRKEFIKKSTLRYHMRLHIEEKPYSSSEYPANKSKNKPPIIQKRAKPYACSECPSRFRAKRTLDAHILLHTGERPYLCTLCPATFRVPHNLKHHMKSHCKDKRFSCSVCSKTFREQSLVTDHMKIHSEEDKSISYEICSCKTSHTDNKPIACELCPYKFRTNGDLKYHMRIHTGEKPFQCDECSAKFCRKSQLAEHKRTHSGEKPFQCKTCSFKCARKSQLNYHVKNYHKKESYSCKDCPSKFDDVVALKIHAGHHKKVQVEVFQCGICSKTYVAKNNYTRHIKSHALK; from the exons atGGATGTCAACAACTTTTCGTTTGAAAAAGTAGAAATAAAGGTTGAAAATTATGATGAG gATCCACTGGATAATGATACAGCTGATGGTTATGaatgtcaaaaaattgaagagtCCTCAATTGATGTTGATAAAGTTAAAATAGAGCCAGTATATTTAACCATTCCTCacgaaaatatttatgttgaGCCTG AGTTTATAAAAGTAGAAGTAGAAAATCTGGATAAGCCTGAAACTTCTTCTTCTTTAATTAACGGATATAAAATCAAAGAAGAAACACCTACCATTGAGTGTGACAATTTATCTTCCTATTTATTCAAATGCGACTTGTGCAGGAAAGAATTTATCAAGAAGAGTACCCTAAGGTACCACATGCGTTTGCACATTGAAGAAAAGCCCTACAGTTCTTCTGAATATCCTGCAAATAAAAGTAAGAACAAACCTCCGATAATCCAAAAGCGCGCAAAGCCGTACGCTTGCAGTGAATGTCCATCAAGATTTCGAGCGAAGAGAACTTTGGACGCTCACATCTTACTGCATACCGGCGAGAGACCTTATCTTTGCACACTCTGCCCTGCGACATTCCGCGTGCCACACAATTTGAAACATCACATGAAATCTCACTGTAAAGACAAGCGTTTCAGTTGCAGCGTTTGCTCCAAGACTTTTCGGGAACAGTCTCTTGTAACAGATCACATGAAAATTCATTCTGAAGAAGATAAATCAATTTCTTATGAGATATGTTCTTGCAAAACCTCTCATACAGACAATAAGCCGATAGCTTGTGAGCTTTGTCCGTATAAATTCCGGACCAATGGTGACTTGAAGTACCACATGCGGATCCACACAGGCGAGAAACCCTTTCAATGTGATGAATGCTCTGCAAAATTTTGCAGAAAGTCGCAATTAGCAGAACACAAACGGACGCACTCTGGAGAAAAACCTTTTCAATGCAAAACTTGTTCTTTTAAATGTGCTAGAAAATCTCAGCTTAATTATCACgtgaaaaattatcataaaaaagaaTCTTACTCTTGTAAAGATTGTCCTTCTAAATTCGATGATGTAGTTGCTCTTAAAATCCACGCTGGGCATCATAAGAAAGTCCAAGTTGAGGTTTTTCAGTGTGGTATTTGTTCTAAGACTTATGttgctaaaaataattacacgcGACATATTAAATCTCATgctcttaaataa